A window of Lepus europaeus isolate LE1 chromosome 11, mLepTim1.pri, whole genome shotgun sequence contains these coding sequences:
- the PYGO1 gene encoding pygopus homolog 1 produces MSAEQEKDPISLKRVRGGDSGLDGLGGPGVQLGSPDKKKRKANAQGPSFPPLSEYAPPPNPNSDHLVAANPFDDNYNTISYKPLPSSNPYLGPGYPGFGGYSTFRMPPHVPPRMSSPYCGPYSLRNQPHPFPQNPLGMGFNRPHAFNFGPHDNSSFGNPSYNNVLSQNVNMPNQHFRQNPAENFSQIPPQNASQVSNPDLASNFVPGNNSNFSSPLESNHSFIPPPNTFGQAKVPPPKQDFSQGATKNANQNSSAHPPHLNMDDTVNQSNIELKNVNRNNAVNQENSRSSSTEASNNSHANGTQSKPRQPRGAADACTTEKSNKSSLHPSRHGHSSSDPVYPCGICTNEVNDDQDAILCEASCQKWFHRICTGMTETAYGLLTAEASAVWGCDTCMADKDVQLMRTRETFGPPAVGSDA; encoded by the exons gtggtGATAGTGGACTGGATGGGTTAGGAGGACCAGGTGTACAGCTAGGAAGCCCAGATAAGAAAAAACGCAAGGCAAATGCACAG GGACCTTCTTTTCCTCCATTATCTGAATATGCTCCACCACCGAATCCAAACTCTGACCATCTAGTGGCTGCTAATCCATTTGACGACAATTATAATACTATTTCCTATAAACCACTACCTTCATCAAATCCTTACCTTGGCCCTGGTTATCCTGGCTTTGGAGGCTATAGCACATTCAGAATGCCACCTCACGTTCCCCCGAGAATGTCTTCCCCATACTGTGGTCCTTACTCACTCAGGAATCAGCCACACCCATTTCCTCAGAATCCTTTGGGCATGGGTTTTAATCGACCTCATGCTTTTAACTTTGGGCCACATGATAACTCGAGTTTTGGAAATCCTTCTTATAATAATGTACTAAGTCAGAATGTTAACATGCCTAATCAACACTTTAGGCAAAACCCTGCTGAAAACTTTAGTCAGATTCCTCCACAGAATGCTAGCCAAGTATCTAACCCTGATTTGGCATCTAATTTTGTCCCTGGGAATAATTCAAATTTTTCTTCTCCATTAGAATCTAATCATTCTTTTATTCCTCCCCCAAATACTTTTGGTCAAGCAAAAGTACCTCCCCCAAAACAAGACTTTAGTCAAGGAGCAACCAAAAACGCAAATCAAAATTCCTCTGCTCATCCACCTCATTTAAATATGGATGACACAGTGAATCAGAGTaacattgaattaaaaaatgttaatcgAAACAATGCAGTAAATCAAGAGAACAGCCGTTCCAGTAGCACTGAAGCTTCAAACAACAGCCACGCAAATGGGACACAGAGTAAGCCACGACAACCTAGAGGTGCAGCAGACGCCTGCACCACTGAAAAAAGCAATAAATCTTCTCTCCACCCAAGCCGTCATGGCCATTCGTCTTCCGACCCAGTGTATCCTTGTGGAATTTGTACAAATGAAGTGAATGATGATCAGGATGCCATCTTATGTGAGGCCTCTTGTCAGAAATGGTTTCATCGGATCTGTACTGGAATGACTGAAACTGCTTATGGCCTCCTAACTGCAGAAGCATCAGCAGTATGGGGCTGTGATACCTGTATGGCTGACAAGGATGTCCAGTTAATGCGCACCAGAGAAACTTTTGGTCCACCTGCAGTGGGCAGTGATGCGTAA